Proteins found in one Triticum aestivum cultivar Chinese Spring chromosome 4D, IWGSC CS RefSeq v2.1, whole genome shotgun sequence genomic segment:
- the LOC123099181 gene encoding protein NRT1/ PTR FAMILY 7.3, whose translation MDIAQEDERDQGQDHDHVIVVAGDQGEGEGEETTMDGSVDWNGSPCLRAKSGGWPAGLLILLNQALATMAVNGVSINLVTFMRVVMQLDNANAAKYVSNWSGTTYVFSIVGAIIADSYWGRYKSCIIFQLIFLAGLVELAISSYFFLHNFSCESESGDTKTCRTPSAAEIAIFYVAIYKIALGNGAYQPTNTTFGADQFDEEHTKEKRSKTAFYGYFFVANNLGSLVAVTFLTYIEDKGSWAAAFVISAAASLLGLLLFAAGTKRFRHFMPCGNPAATVGNVLVAATKKRHLTIPTQVEKLYELDGTHSVNGGKKIAHTPGYRFLDKAAVIEDPSILLPGEQPASRPRRLYTVTQVEQVKCILRLIPIWLCSIIYSTTYSQMSSVFIEQAQAMDNTLNKFTIPAAGIGIFEIIGVTSFVFIYTFCIAKPLSKRSKEPTELQRMGIGLVISTAAMIAAALVERQRLKHADHYRLSVLWQIPQYLLIGASEVFMYVTMTEFFNDQLPDGMRSLGSAMSGASMSAGSYANSLIVSLVMAGSRSGGQAGWIPQNLNQGHVDRFFFLIAALNAADLALFVLLAKRYRGVAKPAAAVVAVGSIK comes from the exons ATGGAT ATTGCTCAGGAGGATGAGAGGGATCAGGGGCAAGACCATGACCATGTTATCGTGGTCGCCGGAGATCAAGGGGAAGGAGAAGGCGAAGAGACGACGATGGATGGGTCGGTCGATTGGAACGGCAGCCCGTGCCTGAGAGCCAAATCTGGTGGATGGCCTGCCGGACTCCTCATCCTGC TAAACCAGGCGCTTGCGACGATGGCGGTGAACGGCGTGAGCATCAACCTGGTGACCTTCATGAGGGTGGTGATGCAGCTCGACAACGCCAACGCTGCCAAGTATGTGAGCAACTGGTCCGGCACCACCTACGTCTTCTCCATCGTCGGCGCCATCATCGCCGACTCCTACTGGGGAAGATACAAGTCCTGCATCATCTTCCAGCTCATCTTCCTCGCC GGACTGGTGGAGCTCGCCATATCCTCCTATTTCTTCCTGCACAACTTCAGCTGCGAGTCGGAATCGGGTGACACCAAGACCTGCAGAACACCATCGGCTGCGGAGATAGCCATATTCTATGTGGCCATATACAAGATCGCGCTCGGGAACGGGGCCTACCAGCCCACCAACACGACATTCGGCGCCGACCAGTTCGACGAGGAGCACACCAAGGAGAAGAGGTCCAAGACGGCCTTCTACGGCTACTTCTTCGTGGCCAACAACCTGGGCAGCCTGGTGGCCGTCACTTTTCTCACCTACATCGAGGACAAGGGGAGCTGGGCGGCCGCCTTTGTGATCTCAGCGGCGGCGTCTCTTCTCGGCCTCCTCCTGTTCGCCGCCGGGACCAAGAGGTTCAGGCACTTCATGCCCTGCGGGAACCCTGCCGCGACCGTGGGAAATGTCTTGGTTGCTGCAACGAAGAAGAGGCACCTCACCATCCCAACCCAAGTGGAAAAGCTGTATGAGTTGGATGGAACTCACAGCGTCAATGGGGGCAAGAAGATTGCACACACACCAGGATACAG GTTTTTGGACAAGGCGGCGGTGATCGAGGACCCATCCATCCTTCTACCGGGCGAGCAGCCAGCATCCAGGCCGCGGCGTCTCTACACGGTCACTCAAGTGGAGCAAGTGAAATGCATCCTTCGACTCATTCCCATATGGCTCTGCAGCATCATCTACTCCACCACATACTCGCAGATGTCCTCGGTGTTCATCGAGCAAGCACAGGCCATGGACAACACCCTCAACAAATTCACGATCCCCGCCGCGGGCATCGGCATCTTCGAGATCATCGGCGTGACATCATTCGTCTTCATCTACACGTTCTGCATCGCCAAACCCCTGTCGAAGCGATCAAAGGAGCCAACCGAGCTCCAGAGGATGGGCATCGGGCTCGTCATATCGACCGCGGCGATGATCGCGGCGGCGCTGGTGGAGCGGCAGAGGCTGAAGCACGCCGACCACTACCGCCTGAGCGTCCTCTGGCAGATCCCCCAGTACCTGCTGATCGGGGCGTCGGAGGTGTTCATGTACGTGACCATGACGGAGTTCTTCAACGACCAGCTCCCGGACGGCATGAGGAGCCTCGGCAGTGCAATGTCCGGGGCGTCCATGTCGGCCGGGAGCTACGCGAACAGCCTGATCGTCTCGCTGGTCATGGCGGGCAGCCGCAGCGGGGGCCAAGCCGGGTGGATACCGCAGAACCTCAACCAGGGCCATGTGGACaggttcttcttcctcatcgccgCGCTCAACGCGGCTGACCTGGCGCTCTTCGTGCTGCTCGCCAAGAGGTACAGGGGGGTGGCGAAGCCCGCGGCGGCAGTGGTGGCCGTCGGGTCGATCAAGTGA